From the Flavobacterium gyeonganense genome, the window CCTGCTGTGCCTTAATTTCAGGGCTGATTTTTGGGTATTGGGCAAAACATTTAATGCTTCCCAAAAGCAAAAAAGGCAATACAAATAGTGCTGAATTTTTCATGTTAATTTAATTTGGTAATTCGATTTAAACAAATCACCTGTATCTTTTTGAAGGAATACAGGTGAAAAGTTTAAATTTAATGTTAACGTTTTATTAAGATATTATGAAAAATGCCTGATGTCTTCAGGCATTTTTAGTTTATAAATTATTCTTGGTAGATGAAGGTTCCTCCCGAAGCTGAAGCACCATTCCATCCAAGGGTTTGTATAATCCATGGATTTAAAGCTAAAACATCTTGCTTAAGCCCCATTATATAATAATTTGGTTTAAAATCGATTTTAGCTGGTTTTGCACTAACAACATCCAATGCCTCCGCATCTGGCAACTTTTCAATAACAAAATTATTTGTATAGAATGCTTCTAAAGCTGCTATTTGAGTCTGAAAATCTGATGCATCAGGATTTACAGAGATTCCAGCACGTGCACTTGCTAAAGGATCAGCACTAGAAGCGGTTTTTATTTTATATTGTAAAAAATTTCCAGTACGTTGTGTTCCGTTTATAGTCGGAATACCAAGTTTTACGTTTGTATTATCCTGATTTATTGAACTATCATCGCTGTATAACATCCAACGCTGCACATCCCAATAACGTTTTCCTTCATAAGCCAACTCTACACGTCGTTCGTATAGACAAGCCTCAATCGCGGCATATTTATCTGTTAAAGTTCCAATTCCATAATTATTTGCTGACGGAATACCCACTCTGTTTCTAATTTTCCCTAAATAAGCCAAGGTATTTGGTATATCCCCTTTTGCGGCATAACACTCTGCGATATTTAACAATAACTCCGCATAACGGTATTCAAAAATATCAGTTCCCGAATATTGAAACGAAGAAGCACTATTAGCAGTAGGATTTGACATTTTTCGAACAAAAGCAGGGCTTTTTTCATTATTATTAGCATCGCTAAAATAAGCTTTATTACTATTATCTACCCAGCGGTAAGCCCAGACTGTTGGTTGAACAGTAGTTGTTGAACTAGATGTTGTATAAGGCCAGTAACTTCCGGAAAAAGCAAAAGTTCTGTAAAAACGAGGATCACGATTTTTAAAGAATAAAAACTCATTATAATTATTAGCAGCCGTAGGTCTTGAGCCATTTGCCATTGGAAACAAATCAATCATTTCTTTTGGTGCTTCCATACCTCCTTTACCACCCTGGCTAATGAAACGCAGACTTGCTTCCCATCCACTATTTACAGCAGCTCCAGTATTTGCACTAGATAATAACTGCACCACAATAGCTTCTTTGCAAAATGCATTATCAATTAAAAACATTTCCTGCCATTGTTTTGCCGTATTACCATATAAACCAAAACCATCAGCAGTTAATTGAGCTTCAGCAGCCAATCCTGCTGCTAAAGCTGCGTCCCAACGCTCCGTAGAGCTATCCCAGTTTTTATTAAACAGAGGGCTGGCATATGTTAATAAAACTCTTGATTTTTGAGCTAAAGCAGCCCCCTTGTAAATCTACCATAATTTCCTGCATCCCATTTATCTGGTAACAAAGTAGATGCCATATCTAAGTCAGCAACTATTTGAGTAACAACTTCAGATACCTTAGCGCGTGGCAATTTAATAGTCGGGTCATCAATATCTAAGTCTTGTGTATTTGTTACTATAGGCACACCACCATATACCCTCATCAAATCAAAATACTGAATTGCACGCAAATAATAAACCTGCCCTTTAAATTTTTTTCTAAAAGTCTCATCTAAATTTGCTCCAATAACATCAATTTTTTCTAAGAAAGCATTACACTCGCGTATTCTGGAATAAGGATTATTGTTCATTTTATCCTCAATTCTTGTACCGTAATATGCATCTCCATCAGATGCATTTACGTAAGACAATGTGGGGTTAATCAAATTTTGCATCCCGCCAACTTCTTCAGTTAATCTTGTACGGGTATCATTATATAATCCTACAACAGATTTTAATGGAGAATTATATCCCTGGAAATAATCATAATACATGTTATTTACATACCATTCAACTTTATCTGCACTTTCGTAAAAAGAATCCTCGTCTTTTCCGTATTGTTTTTTTCTTCTAAGAAATTATCACTACATGAAACACTCACTACAACAAGCGTTGCTAATGCAATAAGTAAGTTTATTTTATTTTTCATAATTAACACTAATTAAAATTAGAATGCAATATTAAAGTTAACTGCCCAGGTTCTTAAAGTTGGATAAGAAGTAAGTGAATCATCATACATATTACGATAATGATTAGGATAAGGATTATACAAATCCCATAAATTCTGTCCTGTCACTCCAATAGTAAGACTTGAGATATTCAAACTTTTCAACACGTCTTGAGGCAAGCCATAACCTATCGTTAGATTTCTGACAGTACAACGGAAAGTATCCAACATCCAAAAATCTGACGGAGAACCAACTCCTCCTGCTATACCATTTTCCGGTTTATCAAAAAAAGCCATGTTTGGATATTTACCATCAACATTATCATCTGAATACATATCATTCCAGAAAGTTTCATGAGCCCACATATTGTGAGTTGAAGCAGTTAATTGTTTAACACGATCCATCATACGAATACCTCCCCAGGAAGTTGCTATCTGAGTACGAGCATAAAAACCTTTATATTTAACTCCTAAATTCGTTGTAAACCCATAAGTTCTGCTTGAGTTAACTAATTTAGCATAATCATTACTCTCCTCAATTCTTCCGTCTGGTCCAGCCTGAGTACCATCAGTTGAATTAAACTGACCTCCGATATCTTGGTATGCTAACTGCCCCTTTTGTAAACCTGCTATTGTTGAAACTCCCATAAAATTTGGTGTCGTTCCTGCTGCAGTAGCACGTTCTGTTAAATAATTCCAATAGTTCTGTATATCTTGGTCTGTTCTCAAAATACCATCTCCTGTTGAAGTTTGTTTCCATGTTTTGAAACCCCATGAAGGGAAAAATAGTGATCTTCCTTCCATAGTCTGGTTAGCAGAAGGATGCAATAAAGCCTGTTCAGGATATCTCTTAACTTCATTATCAGAATAACCAAAATTCACACCCACACTATATTCTAAATTCTTTTTGATTTTATCATTCCAGTTCAAACCAACTTCTGCACCCCATGCATCAACAGCCGCATAATTCTGTTCAGCAAAACCACCGCCTATAGTAATAGGAATTCCAACTGCTCCTGCTGTTTGCGTTAGCATATCTGTAGTTCTGTCAAAATAGAAATCATATGTCATTTGTAATCTATTATTTAAGACATTTACATCAAACCCTAAATTGTGTTTAATAGTAGTGTCCCAGCCTACATTACGATTCGGTTCAACCAAAGGTGTAATAGCATTACCCAAATTACCCCCATTAGAACCAAACTGCCAGCCTTTATCTGTAGGAATATCATATAATTTTAGCCATCTCCAATATTGTACGTTATCTTTTCCTGTTTTACCAATAGAATAACGAATTTTAAAGAAATCAATACCCGGAATTGCCTCTGCAAACCAATCTTCTTTTGATGCCACCCATCCTAATTGGGCAGAAGGGAAAAATCCCCAATAATTTTCTGGCGCAAATTTTGTAGATGCATCGCTTCTAAAAAGTAATGTCACCAAATATTTTGATTTAAACGCATAATTGACGCGTCCTAAATAAGACATTGTACCACTTTCTCCTCTATTAGAAAAAGAATGCGCGGGAATCAAAGTTCCTGCAGTCTGATGCGTCCCTGCATAATAAGAAGGAGTATTTTCAAAATACAAACGAGTTGCTTTATTCTCACTCTCAGAACGTTCCATAGAAAACATTGCCCCTATTTCATGATTATCAAAAGTTCTGTCATAATTGACAAAGAAGTTTGACTGTACACTACTGCTCATAGTATTATCATAAAGAACTCTGGCATTTCTAATATTCGTCT encodes:
- a CDS encoding RagB/SusD family nutrient uptake outer membrane protein is translated as MAAEAQLTADGFGLYGNTAKQWQEMFLIDNAFCKEAIVVQLLSSANTGAAVNSGWEASLRFISQGGKGGMEAPKEMIDLFPMANGSRPTAANNYNEFLFFKNRDPRFYRTFAFSGSYWPYTTSSSTTTVQPTVWAYRWVDNSNKAYFSDANNNEKSPAFVRKMSNPTANSASSFQYSGTDIFEYRYAELLLNIAECYAAKGDIPNTLAYLGKIRNRVGIPSANNYGIGTLTDKYAAIEACLYERRVELAYEGKRYWDVQRWMLYSDDSSINQDNTNVKLGIPTINGTQRTGNFLQYKIKTASSADPLASARAGISVNPDASDFQTQIAALEAFYTNNFVIEKLPDAEALDVVSAKPAKIDFKPNYYIMGLKQDVLALNPWIIQTLGWNGASASGGTFIYQE
- a CDS encoding RagB/SusD family nutrient uptake outer membrane protein — protein: MYYDYFQGYNSPLKSVVGLYNDTRTRLTEEVGGMQNLINPTLSYVNASDGDAYYGTRIEDKMNNNPYSRIRECNAFLEKIDVIGANLDETFRKKFKGQVYYLRAIQYFDLMRVYGGVPIVTNTQDLDIDDPTIKLPRAKVSEVVTQIVADLDMASTLLPDKWDAGNYGRFTRGLL
- a CDS encoding SusC/RagA family TonB-linked outer membrane protein, coding for MKQTLIKRCSFILFALMSIITYAQTASSQIKITGTVTDPTGLLIPGVNVTEKSTKNSVSTDFSGKYQISVKPGATLVFSFIGMKKMEIPLNGRTNLDAKMQEDSNVLDDIVVVAYGTQKKNNITGAIATIKPESVQDLPVTNLSEALRGLVPGLTVNGGSTRPGQAASLEIRQTFSFSKDGGYTTPLIVIDDMVQVDPATGMPTLETFNRLDPTEIESITVLKDASAAIYGSRASQGAVVVKTKRGKVGATKFSYQQQFAVNDAVSHGKVMNAYEFGVFNNRFLKAKNSAGAGGANLFSDAELEEMKGLDYNWLDKAWKPATQVKHAFNVSGGTEKATYFAGATYLDQGANLGDQDYSKWTFRTGVTAKISSSLDFAATVAANTGSIQKSYTKSVTFNDSSFGSSAGGEQADYSILLHMPQYIPWETTVNDETYFMSPFPRTDRNLGSANANNNIAGWNYFATLANGSKSINKDFSYNVNLSLNYKVPFVKGLSVKGSYARVQYSNNSEQVQLPYTLARIKNYNSVDNHLASGATNSDYTIETNIRNARVLYDNTMSSSVQSNFFVNYDRTFDNHEIGAMFSMERSESENKATRLYFENTPSYYAGTHQTAGTLIPAHSFSNRGESGTMSYLGRVNYAFKSKYLVTLLFRSDASTKFAPENYWGFFPSAQLGWVASKEDWFAEAIPGIDFFKIRYSIGKTGKDNVQYWRWLKLYDIPTDKGWQFGSNGGNLGNAITPLVEPNRNVGWDTTIKHNLGFDVNVLNNRLQMTYDFYFDRTTDMLTQTAGAVGIPITIGGGFAEQNYAAVDAWGAEVGLNWNDKIKKNLEYSVGVNFGYSDNEVKRYPEQALLHPSANQTMEGRSLFFPSWGFKTWKQTSTGDGILRTDQDIQNYWNYLTERATAAGTTPNFMGVSTIAGLQKGQLAYQDIGGQFNSTDGTQAGPDGRIEESNDYAKLVNSSRTYGFTTNLGVKYKGFYARTQIATSWGGIRMMDRVKQLTASTHNMWAHETFWNDMYSDDNVDGKYPNMAFFDKPENGIAGGVGSPSDFWMLDTFRCTVRNLTIGYGLPQDVLKSLNISSLTIGVTGQNLWDLYNPYPNHYRNMYDDSLTSYPTLRTWAVNFNIAF